The following are from one region of the Numenius arquata chromosome 23, bNumArq3.hap1.1, whole genome shotgun sequence genome:
- the FKBP10 gene encoding peptidyl-prolyl cis-trans isomerase FKBP10 translates to MAPGSIIIILLLILLSALGAPALGDPGPLEDVVIDRYYIPKICLREVQMGDFIRYHYNGTFKDGKKFDSSYDRGATVAGVVGVGRLITGMDRGLQGMCVNERRHLIVPPHLGYGSIGVAGLIPPDATLYFDVIMLDIWNKNDKLQITTLSKPQHCNRTVENSDFVRYHYNGTLLDGTPFDSSYSKDSTYDTYVGTGWLIKGMDQGLLGMCAGEKRSIIIPPFLAYGEKGYGTVIPPQASLVFSVLLVDFHNPKDSVFLEHLEVPESCKRRAVTGDFVRYHYNGTLMDGTLFDSSYSRNHTYNTYIGKGYIIPGMDQGLQGVCVGERRRVVVPPHLAYGENGAGNKIPGSAVLIFDVHIIDFHNPEDPVEIETVYRPEGCNVTTRDRDFVRYHYNCSLLDGTKLFSSHDYEKPQEVTLGTNKVIEGLNSGLLNMCAGERRVLIIPPHLGHGESGARGVPGSAVLRFEVELVSMEEGVPEGYLFIWHGDPPANLYEQMDLNKDGEIPADEFSTFIKTQVAEGKGRLMPSSDPEKVIADMFRNQDRNQDGKITAEELKLKSDEDQEKIHEEL, encoded by the exons ATGGCCCCGGGcagcatcatcatcatcctcctcctcatcctcctcagcgCCCTGGGGGCTCCGGCGCTGGGCGACCCCGGCCCCCTGGAAGACGTGGTGATAGACAGATACTATATCCCCAAAATCTGCCTGCGGGAGGTCCAGATGGGGGATTTCATTCGCTACCACTACAATGGGACCTTTAAAGATGGCAAAAAGTTTGACTCCAG CTACGACCGAGGGGCCACGGTGGCCGGCGTGGTGGGCGTCGGGCGGCTGATCACTGGCATGGACCGGGGGCTGCAGGGCATGTGCGTGAACGAGCGGCGTCACCTCATCGTGCCCCCCCACCTGGGCTATGGCAGCATCGGCGTGG CGGGGCTGATCCCCCCAGATGCCACCTTGTACTTCGACGTCATCATGCTGGACATCTGGAACAAGAACGACAAGCTGCAGATCACCACCCTCTCCAAACCCCAGCACTGCAACCGCACGGTGGAGAACTCGGACTTCGTGCGGTACCACTACAACGGCACGCTGCTGGACGGCACCCCCTTCGACTCCAG CTACAGCAAGGACAGCACCTACGACACCTACGTGGGCACGGGCTGGCTGATCAAGGGCATGGACCAGGGGCTGCTGGGCATGTGcgctggggagaagaggagcaTCATCATCCCCCCATTCCTTGCCTACGGGGAGAAGGGCTACG GGACGGTGATCCCACCACAGGCCTCGCTGGTGTTCAGCGTGCTGCTGGTCGACTTCCACAACCCCAAGGACAGCGTCTTCCTGGAGCACCTCGAGGTGCCAGAGTCCTGCAAGCGAAGGGCTGTGACTGGGGACTTTGTCCGCTACCACTACAACGGCACGCTCATGGACGGGACACTCTTCGACTCCAG CTACTCCCGCAATCACACCTACAACACCTACATTGGGAAGGGCTACATCATCCCCGGCATGGACCAGGGCCTGCAAGGGGTCTGCGTGGGAGAGAGGCGGCGGGTGGTCGTCCCCCCACACCTGGCCTACGGGGAGAACGGAGCAG gGAACAAAATTCCTGGCTCAGCCGTGCTCATCTTCGACGTCCACATCATCGACTTCCACAATCCTGAGGACCCGGTGGAGATTGAGACCGTGTACCGGCCCGAGGGCTGCAACGTCACCACCCGCGACAGAGACTTCGTCCGCTACCACTACAACTGCTCCTTGCTGGACGGCACCAAGCTCTTCTCCTC CCACGACTACGAGAAGCCCCAGGAGGTGACTCTGGGGACAAACAAGGTGATCGAGGGGCTGAACAGTGGCCTCCTCAACATGTGTGCGGGGGAGAGGCGGGTGCTCATCATCCCCCCCCACCTGGGCCACGGGGAGAGCGGAG CCCGGGGGGTGCCCGGCAGCGCTGTGCTGCGCTTTGAGGTGGAGCTGGTCTCCATGGAGGAGGGGGTTCCCGAGGGCTACCTCTTCATCTGGCACGGGGACCCTCCGGCAAACCTCTACGAGCAAATGGACCTCAACAAGGATGGGGAGATCCCGGCCGACGAG TTCTCCACCTTCATCAAGACCCAGGTGGCGGAAGGGAAAGGCCGCCTCATGCCCAGCTCCGATCCGGAGAAAGTCATCGCCGACATGTTCAGGAACCAGGACCGCAACCAGGATGGGAAGATCACCGCCGAGGAGCTGAAGCTGAAGTCGGATGAGGACCAGGAGAAGATCCACGAGGAGCTCTGA
- the JUP gene encoding junction plakoglobin, producing the protein MEVMNMMEQPIKVTEWQQTYTYDSGIHSGVNTQVPSVSSKCLGDDDEVYGKQYTIKKTTTTSYCQGGSQGQSQAQADMEAQLAMTRAQRVRAAMYPETVEDRSLLITTQLEGQQTNVQRLAEPSQMLKSAIVHLINYQDDAELATRAIPELTKLLNDEDPVVVSKAAMIVNQLSKKEASRRALMQSPQIVAAVVRTMQSTSDLDTARCTTSILHNLSHHREGLLSIFKSGGIPALVRMLSSPVESVLFYAITTLHNLLLYQEGAKMAVRLADGLQKMVPLLNKNNPKFLAITTDCLQLLAYGNQESKLIILANGGPQALVQIMRSYNYEKLLWTTSRVLKVLSVCPSNKPAIVEAGGMQALGKHLTSSSPRLVQNCLWTLRNLSDVATKQEGLDGVLKILVNQLSSDDVNVLTCATGTLSNLTCNNSKNKTLVTQSNGVEALIHTILRAGDKEDITEPAVCALRHLTSRHPEAEMAQNSVRLNYGIPAIVKLLNQPNQWPLVKATIGLIRNLALCPANHAPLQEAAVIPRLVQLLVKAHQDAQRHVAAGTQQPYTDGVKMEEIVEGCTGALHILARDPMNRMEIFRLNTIPLFVQLLYSPVENIQRVAAGVLCELAQDKEAADAIDAEGASAPLMELLHSRNEGTATYAAAVLFRISEDKNPDYRKRVSVELTNSLFKHDPAAWEAAQSMIPINEPYSDELDPGYRPMYSGDIPLDPIDMHMDMDGDYPMDAYSDGVRAPFADHMLA; encoded by the exons atGGAGGTGATGAACATGATGGAGCAGCCCATCAAGGTGACAGAGTGGCAGCAGACCTACACCTACGACTCGGGCATCCACTCGGGCGTCAACACCCAGGTGCCCTCTGTCAGCAGCAAGTGCCTCGGGGACGATGACGAGGTCTATGGGAAGCAGTACACCATCAAGAAGACGACCACCACGAGTTACTGCCAGGGAGGGAGCCAGGGCCAGAGCCAAGCGCAAG CCGACATGGAGGCTCAGCTGGCCATGACCCGGGCCCAGCGTGTCCGGGCTGCCATGTACCCCGAGACAGTGGAGGATCGCTCCCTGCTCATCACCACCCAGCTGGAGGGGCAGCAGACCAACGTGCAGCGCCTGGCAGAGCCCTCGCAGATGCTGAAATCTGCCATCGTGCACCTCATCAACTACCAGGACGATGCTGAGCTGGCCACCCGGGCCATCCCGGAGCTCACCAAGCTGCTCAACGATGAGGACCCG GTGGTTGTCAGCAAAGCGGCCATGATCGTCAACCAGCTCTCCAAGAAGGAGGCGTCGCGCCGGGCCCTGATGCAGTCGCCGCAGATCGTGGCGGCCGTGGTGCGCACCATGCAGAGCACCAGTGACCTGGACACGGCCCGCTGCACCACCAGCATCCTCCACAACCTCTCCCACCACCGCGAGGGACTGCTCTCCATCTTCAAGTCCGGCGGCATCCCAGCCCTCGTCAGGATGCTGAG ctcGCCGGTCGAGTCGGTCCTCTTCTACGCCATCACCACCCTGCACAACCTGCTGCTCTACCAGGAGGGGGCCAAGATGGCTGTGCGCCTGGCCGACGGCCTGCAGAAGATGGTTCCCCTGCTGAACAAGAACAACCCCAAGTTCCTGGCTATCACCACCGACTGCCTCCAGCTCCTCGCCTACGGGAACCAGGAGAGCAAG CTGATTATTTTGGCCAACGGAGGCCCCCAGGCCCTGGTGCAGATCATGCGCAGCTACAACTACGAGAAGCTGCTCTGGACCACCAGCCGGGTGCTCAAGGTGCTGTCGGTGTGTCCCAGCAACAAGCCCGCTATCGTTGAGGCTG GCGGCATGCAGGCCTTGGGCAAGCACctgaccagctccagccccaggctGGTCCAGAACTGCCTCTGGACTCTGCGGAACCTCTCGGATGTGGCTACCAAACAG GAGGGTCTGGATGGTGTCCTCAAGATCCTGGTGAACCAGCTGAGCTCTGATGATGTGAACGTGCTGACCTGTGCCACCGGCACCCTCTCCAACCTGACCTGCAACAACAGCAAGAACAAGACCCTGGTGACGCAGTCAAACGGGGTGGAGGCCCTGATCCACACCATCCTGCGGGCGGGCGACAAAGAGGATATCACCGAGCCGGCCGTCTGCGCTCTCCGGCACCTCACCAGCCGGCACCCTGAGGCTGAGATGGCACAGAACTCGGTGCGGCTCAACTATGGCATCCCTGCTATTGTCAAGCTCCTCAACCAGCCCAACCAGTGGCCACTGGTCAAG gctaccATAGGCCTGATCCGCAACCTGGCCCTGTGCCCGGCCAACCATGCCCCGCTCCAGGAGGCCGCCGTCATCCCCCGCCTGGTCCAGCTGCTGGTCAAGGCTCACCAGGACGCCCAGCGGCACGTAGCAGCCGGCACACAGCAGCCCTACACG GATGGAGTGAAGATGGAGGAGATCGTGGAGGGGTGCACAGGGGCATTGCACATCCTGGCCCGAGACCCCATGAACCGCATGGAGATCTTCCGCCTCAACACCATCCCTCTCTTCGTGCAg CTCCTCTACTCGCCGGTGGAGAACATCCAGCGCGTCGCGGCTGGTGTCCTGTGTGAGCTGGCCCAGGACAAGGAGGCGGCAGATGCCATCGATGCCGAGGGGGCCTCGGCTCCGCTGATGGAGCTGCTGCACTCCAGGAACGAGGGGACGG CCACCTATGCGGCCGCCGTGCTCTTCCGAATCTCGGAGGACAAGAACCCTGACTACAGGAAGCGTGTCTCTGTGGAGCTCACCAACTCCCTCTTCAAGCACGACCCGGCAGCCTGGGAAGCG GCTCAGAGCATGATCCCCATCAACGAGCCCTACTCAGACG AGCTGGACCCCGGCTACCGCCCCATGTACTCGGGTGACATCCCGCTGGACCCCATCGACATGCACATGGACATGGACGGGGACTACCCCATGGACGCCTACAGCGACGGCGTCCGAGCGCCCTTCGCTGACCACATGCTCGCCTAa
- the P3H4 gene encoding endoplasmic reticulum protein SC65, whose amino-acid sequence MGGAALALLLAAGLCAAQYEEYSVRGFPAAALEPLQRAYARALAQYAEAQWAESARALEASLRLHRLLRDSEAHCHRRCAAPAEGDPAEEPPVGGDPAAWEWEREMQLFGRLLRRAGCLRACKRDLPVFQLRYPPAQTLRDFQRRLPYQYLHYALFKSNKIEKAVSAAHTFLQKNPKHEMTLRYLNYYKTMVDVDEYLVDLEAQPYEPIFVRSVKLYNNGDFRSSAADMEQALAEYYKAYEDCLAGCEGAYELQEFKDFYPAIADHFVSVLQCKVDCETELTPNVGGYFVEKFVATMYHYLQFAYYKLNDVRDAVRSVSSYMLFDPGDAVMQQNLVYYRFHRERWRLQEEDFEPRPEAVRYHNQTATQKKMLEFARQYLQADDEMEVDGDEGLEARDLPSDGEFEGEGDYEEGFFAEWWQEPKTKGDKADQETLQ is encoded by the exons atggGCGGCGCGGCgctggcgctgctgctggcgGCGGGGCTGTGCGCGGCGCAGTACGAGGAGTACAGCGTGCGCGGATTCCCCGCGGCCGCGCTGGAGCCGCTGCAGCGCGCCTACGCGCGGGCGCTGGCGCAGTACGCGGAGGCGCAGTGGGCGGAGAGCGCCCGGGCGCTGGAGGCCAGTCTGCGGCTCCACCGCCTGCTGCGGGACAGCGAGGCGCACTGCCACCGCCGCTGCGCCGCGCCCGCGGAGGGGGACCCCGCGGAGGAGCCCCCCGTGGGGGGGGATCCCGCGGCGTGGGAGTGGGAGCGGGAGATGCAGCTCTTCGGGCGGCTGCTGCGCCGCGCAGGCTGCCTGCGCGCCTGCAAGCGCGACCTGCCCGTCTTCCAGCTGCGCTACCCTCCCGCGCAGACGCTGCGCGACTTCCAGCGCCGCCTCCCCTACCAGTACCTGCACTACGCGCTCTTCAAG TCAAATAAGATCGAGAAAGCAGTGTCTGCTGCCCACACCTTCCTGCAGAAGAACCCCAAGCACGAGATGACCTTGAGGTATCTGAACTATTACAAGACGATGGTGGATGTGGATGAATACCTGGTCGACCTGGAGGCTCAGCCCTacgag CCGATATTCGTGCGGTCGGTGAAGCTGTACAACAACGGGGATTTCCGGAGCAGTGCGGCCGACATGGAGCAGGCGCTGGCTGAGTACTACAAGGCGTACGAGGACTGCCTGGCTGGCTGCGAGGGCGCCTACGAGCTCCAGGAGTTCAAGGACTTCTACCCTGCCATCGCAG ACCACTTCGTGAGCGTGCTGCAGTGCAAGGTGGACTGTGAGACCGAGCTCACCCCCAACGTGGGCGGCTACTTCGTGGAGAAGTTTGTGGCCACCATGTACCACTACCTGCAGTTCGCCTACTACAAGC TGAACGATGTGCGGGACGCAGTGAGGAGCGTCTCCAGCTACATGCTCTTTGACCCGGGTGATGCCGTGATGCAGCAGAACCTGGTCTACTACCGCTTCCACCGCGAGCGCTGGCGCCTGCAGGAGGAGGACTTCGAGCCCCGGCCG GAAGCCGTGCGCTACCACAACCAGACGGCCACCCAGAAGAAGATGCTGGAGTTTGCCAGGCAGTACCTGCAGGCTGACGACGAG ATGGAGGTGGACGGTGATGAGGGGCTGGAGGCGCGGGACCTGCCCTCCGATGGCGAGTTCGAGGGTGAAGGCGACTACGAGGAGGGATTCTTTGCAGAGTGGTGGCAGGAGCCCAAGACCAAAGGGGACAAAGCCGACCAAG AGACCCTGCAGTGA